From a region of the Acidimicrobiia bacterium genome:
- a CDS encoding electron transfer flavoprotein subunit beta/FixA family protein, producing MKIAVCVKQIPDPASPYQLDPTTYNLVRPTEQVLDDTDRYGVEVGLQIAGETEGTVTLVSMSPSGNLNGIRQALAMGADGAILIDDETLKGSDSLTTAKILAAAMAPESFDIVIAGTESTDGYSGVVPQQIAELLGVPALTYAKKIDVEGSTVRINRQTATGYDTIEAPTPVLVSVTAGVVEPRYPTFKGIMDAKKKPVETKTAADLGITVTVNQRIALVVPAPSRSGGQVVIDEGTGHEKIIAMLEQAKVI from the coding sequence ATGAAGATCGCAGTTTGCGTCAAGCAGATCCCCGACCCGGCCTCCCCGTATCAATTGGACCCGACCACCTACAACCTGGTGCGACCGACCGAACAGGTCCTCGACGACACCGACCGGTACGGCGTAGAGGTTGGGCTCCAAATCGCGGGCGAAACAGAAGGTACGGTCACGCTCGTATCGATGAGCCCGTCGGGAAACCTCAACGGCATCCGCCAAGCCCTGGCCATGGGAGCCGACGGTGCGATCCTCATCGACGATGAGACACTCAAGGGCTCCGACTCACTGACCACTGCCAAGATTCTGGCCGCGGCCATGGCACCGGAGTCCTTCGACATCGTCATTGCCGGGACGGAGTCAACCGACGGTTACTCGGGCGTCGTGCCCCAGCAAATTGCCGAACTTCTTGGTGTCCCAGCTCTCACGTATGCAAAGAAGATCGATGTGGAAGGCTCGACGGTCCGGATCAACCGTCAAACGGCGACCGGATACGACACGATTGAAGCCCCGACTCCGGTCCTGGTTTCCGTAACGGCGGGCGTCGTCGAACCGCGCTACCCGACCTTCAAAGGAATCATGGACGCCAAGAAGAAGCCGGTCGAGACCAAGACCGCCGCCGACCTCGGCATCACGGTGACTGTCAACCAGCGAATCGCTCTCGTGGTACCTGCACCATCCCGTTCGGGCGGCCAGGTCGTGATCGATGAAGGTACCGGTCACGAGAAGATCATTGCGATGCTCGAACAAGCGAAGGTGATTTAG